Proteins encoded within one genomic window of Anser cygnoides isolate HZ-2024a breed goose chromosome 35, Taihu_goose_T2T_genome, whole genome shotgun sequence:
- the LOC106049750 gene encoding zinc finger protein 271-like isoform X6 — protein sequence MEQPGELPTLGMQEEKTPGDPFGGCTPRRARAEPSPTRGHEEGRGDPSIATGIATGIAASKRSGSGSEGTRPEAAPEAEKRPGEGKAVKAAAHLIPRGGDVKILDGPKARRGATTREKKYACEECGRRFGQSSNLIVHQRIHTGEKPYRCHECGKCFRQSSNLIVHQKTHAREKLYECPKCQKCFPDRSLLIRHKRIHVGEKPFKCQQCGKSFIHRSRLLVHEKVHTGDQLYQCPQCGKCFGDKPKLLQHCRRHVGERRYKCYECGAEFGQSSDLNLHQRVHVEEKLYQCSTCEKCFKDRSTLIRHETVHTGEKPYKCHECGKRFTRSSDIIVHQRTHTGEKPFECPECGKSFSHRSNLFRHQRMHTGEKPYKCEECGKRFGQSSELIVHQRTHTGEKPYHCSECEKFFRGRSTLFRHERLHTGIKPYECTECGKSFGQSGDLIAHQRFHTGEKPYQCGECGKFFSNRSSLVRHQRLHAGEKPYKCHECGKSFGQSSDLIAHQRTHTGEKPYPCPVCGKSFSRRSNLLVHQRVHGRDRLCKCRQCGRSFQQNSQLALQQNSPRCPECTKWFEEGSNPGEHQR from the exons ATGGAGCAGCCTGGAGAGCTTCCAACCCTAgggatgcaagaagaaaaaacccCCGGAGACCCCTTTGGAG GGTGCACCCCGAGGAGAGCAAGGGCTGAACCGAGCCCAACACGAGGACAcgaggaaggaaggggagatcCCAGCATTGCCACCGGCATCGCCACTGGCATCGCGGCCAGCAAACGGTCAGGGAGCGGCTCAGAGGGCACACGGCCGGAGGCAGCTCCCGAGGCCGAGAAGAGGCCGGGAGAAGGCAAGGCTGTGAAGGCTGCAGCTCATCTCATCCCTCGTGGAGGGGACGTGAAAATCCTCGACGGCCCCAAAGCCCGGCGCGGGGCCACCACCAGAGAGAAGAAGTACGCGTGCGAGGAGTGTGGGAGGAGGTTTGGCCAGAGCTCCAACCTCATCGTGCACCAGCGAATCCATACGGGAGAGAAGCCTTACAGGTGCCACGAGTGTGGGAAGTGCTTCAGGCAGAGCTCCAACCTCATCGTCCACCAGAAGACGCACGCCAGGGAGAAGCTTTACGAGTGCCCCAAGTGCCAGAAGTGCTTCCCGGACAGGTCGCTGCTCATCAGGCACAAGAGGATCCACGTGGGAGAAAAGCCCTTTAAATGCCAGCAGTGTGGGAAAAGCTTCATCCACCGATCAAGGCTTCTTGTCCACGAGAAGGTCCACACAGGAGACCAGCTCtaccagtgcccccagtgcgGGAAGTGCTTCGGGGACAAGCCCAAGTTGCTGCAGCACTGCCGGCGGCACGTGGGCGAGCGGCGCTACAAATGCTACGAGTGCGGAGCGGAGTTCGGCCAGAGCTCTGACCTCAACCTCCACCAGAGGGTCCACGTGGAGGAGAAGCTCTACCAGTGCTCGACGTGCGAGAAGTGCTTCAAGGACAGGTCGACGCTCATCAGGCACGAGACAGTGCACACTGGGGAGAAGCCCTACAAGTGCCACGAGTGCGGGAAGAGGTTCACCAGGAGCTCCGATATCATCGTCCATCAACGGACGCACACCGGCGAGAAGCCCTTTGAGTGCCCGGAGTGTGGCAAGAGCTTCAGCCACAGGTCAAATCTTTTCCGGCACCAGAGGATGCACACGGGGGAGAAGCCCTACAAGTGTGAAGAGTGTGGGAAGCGATTCGGGCAGAGCTCGGAGCTCATCGTCCACCAGCGCACGCACACAGGGGAGAAGCCCTACCACTGCTCCGAGTGCGAGAAGTTCTTCCGGGGGAGATCAACGCTTTTCAGGCACGAGAGGCTGCACACGGGGATTAAGCCCTACGAGTGCACCGAGTGCGGGAAGAGCTTCGGGCAGAGTGGGGACCTGATCGCCCACCAGCGCTTCCACACCGGTGAGAAGCCCTACCAGTGCGGTGAGTGCGGGAAGTTTTTCAGCAACCGGTCGAGCCTCGTTCGGCACCAGAGGCTGCACGCTGGGGAGAAGCCCTACAAGTGCCATGAGTGCGGGAAGAGCTTCGGGCAGAGCTCGGACCTCATCGCCCACCAGCGCACACACACGGGTGAGAAGCCCTACCCGTGCCCGGTGTGCGGGAAGAGCTTCAGCAGGAGGTCCAACCTCCTCGTGCACCAGCGAGTGCACGGAAGGGACAGGCTCTGCAAATGCCGGCAGTGCGGGAGAAGCTTCCAGCAGAACTCACAGCTCGCCCTGCAGCAGAACTCTCCTCGGTGTCCCGAGTGCACAAAGTGGTTTGAAGAGGGGTCAAACCCTGGTGAACACCAGAGATAG
- the LOC106049750 gene encoding zinc finger protein 271-like isoform X2 gives MEQSFPFPKPACMEQPGELPTLGMQEEKTPGDPFGAGCTPRRARAEPSPTRGHEEGRGDPSIATGIATGIAASKRSGSGSEGTRPEAAPEAEKRPGEGKAVKAAAHLIPRGGDVKILDGPKARRGATTREKKYACEECGRRFGQSSNLIVHQRIHTGEKPYRCHECGKCFRQSSNLIVHQKTHAREKLYECPKCQKCFPDRSLLIRHKRIHVGEKPFKCQQCGKSFIHRSRLLVHEKVHTGDQLYQCPQCGKCFGDKPKLLQHCRRHVGERRYKCYECGAEFGQSSDLNLHQRVHVEEKLYQCSTCEKCFKDRSTLIRHETVHTGEKPYKCHECGKRFTRSSDIIVHQRTHTGEKPFECPECGKSFSHRSNLFRHQRMHTGEKPYKCEECGKRFGQSSELIVHQRTHTGEKPYHCSECEKFFRGRSTLFRHERLHTGIKPYECTECGKSFGQSGDLIAHQRFHTGEKPYQCGECGKFFSNRSSLVRHQRLHAGEKPYKCHECGKSFGQSSDLIAHQRTHTGEKPYPCPVCGKSFSRRSNLLVHQRVHGRDRLCKCRQCGRSFQQNSQLALQQNSPRCPECTKWFEEGSNPGEHQR, from the exons ATGG AGCAGAGCTTCCCTTTCCCGAAACCAGCTTGCATGGAGCAGCCTGGAGAGCTTCCAACCCTAgggatgcaagaagaaaaaacccCCGGAGACCCCTTTGGAG CAGGGTGCACCCCGAGGAGAGCAAGGGCTGAACCGAGCCCAACACGAGGACAcgaggaaggaaggggagatcCCAGCATTGCCACCGGCATCGCCACTGGCATCGCGGCCAGCAAACGGTCAGGGAGCGGCTCAGAGGGCACACGGCCGGAGGCAGCTCCCGAGGCCGAGAAGAGGCCGGGAGAAGGCAAGGCTGTGAAGGCTGCAGCTCATCTCATCCCTCGTGGAGGGGACGTGAAAATCCTCGACGGCCCCAAAGCCCGGCGCGGGGCCACCACCAGAGAGAAGAAGTACGCGTGCGAGGAGTGTGGGAGGAGGTTTGGCCAGAGCTCCAACCTCATCGTGCACCAGCGAATCCATACGGGAGAGAAGCCTTACAGGTGCCACGAGTGTGGGAAGTGCTTCAGGCAGAGCTCCAACCTCATCGTCCACCAGAAGACGCACGCCAGGGAGAAGCTTTACGAGTGCCCCAAGTGCCAGAAGTGCTTCCCGGACAGGTCGCTGCTCATCAGGCACAAGAGGATCCACGTGGGAGAAAAGCCCTTTAAATGCCAGCAGTGTGGGAAAAGCTTCATCCACCGATCAAGGCTTCTTGTCCACGAGAAGGTCCACACAGGAGACCAGCTCtaccagtgcccccagtgcgGGAAGTGCTTCGGGGACAAGCCCAAGTTGCTGCAGCACTGCCGGCGGCACGTGGGCGAGCGGCGCTACAAATGCTACGAGTGCGGAGCGGAGTTCGGCCAGAGCTCTGACCTCAACCTCCACCAGAGGGTCCACGTGGAGGAGAAGCTCTACCAGTGCTCGACGTGCGAGAAGTGCTTCAAGGACAGGTCGACGCTCATCAGGCACGAGACAGTGCACACTGGGGAGAAGCCCTACAAGTGCCACGAGTGCGGGAAGAGGTTCACCAGGAGCTCCGATATCATCGTCCATCAACGGACGCACACCGGCGAGAAGCCCTTTGAGTGCCCGGAGTGTGGCAAGAGCTTCAGCCACAGGTCAAATCTTTTCCGGCACCAGAGGATGCACACGGGGGAGAAGCCCTACAAGTGTGAAGAGTGTGGGAAGCGATTCGGGCAGAGCTCGGAGCTCATCGTCCACCAGCGCACGCACACAGGGGAGAAGCCCTACCACTGCTCCGAGTGCGAGAAGTTCTTCCGGGGGAGATCAACGCTTTTCAGGCACGAGAGGCTGCACACGGGGATTAAGCCCTACGAGTGCACCGAGTGCGGGAAGAGCTTCGGGCAGAGTGGGGACCTGATCGCCCACCAGCGCTTCCACACCGGTGAGAAGCCCTACCAGTGCGGTGAGTGCGGGAAGTTTTTCAGCAACCGGTCGAGCCTCGTTCGGCACCAGAGGCTGCACGCTGGGGAGAAGCCCTACAAGTGCCATGAGTGCGGGAAGAGCTTCGGGCAGAGCTCGGACCTCATCGCCCACCAGCGCACACACACGGGTGAGAAGCCCTACCCGTGCCCGGTGTGCGGGAAGAGCTTCAGCAGGAGGTCCAACCTCCTCGTGCACCAGCGAGTGCACGGAAGGGACAGGCTCTGCAAATGCCGGCAGTGCGGGAGAAGCTTCCAGCAGAACTCACAGCTCGCCCTGCAGCAGAACTCTCCTCGGTGTCCCGAGTGCACAAAGTGGTTTGAAGAGGGGTCAAACCCTGGTGAACACCAGAGATAG
- the LOC106049750 gene encoding zinc finger protein 271-like isoform X3 — MEQSFPFPKPACMEQPGELPTLGMQEEKTPGDPFGGCTPRRARAEPSPTRGHEEGRGDPSIATGIATGIAASKRSGSGSEGTRPEAAPEAEKRPGEGKAVKAAAHLIPRGGDVKILDGPKARRGATTREKKYACEECGRRFGQSSNLIVHQRIHTGEKPYRCHECGKCFRQSSNLIVHQKTHAREKLYECPKCQKCFPDRSLLIRHKRIHVGEKPFKCQQCGKSFIHRSRLLVHEKVHTGDQLYQCPQCGKCFGDKPKLLQHCRRHVGERRYKCYECGAEFGQSSDLNLHQRVHVEEKLYQCSTCEKCFKDRSTLIRHETVHTGEKPYKCHECGKRFTRSSDIIVHQRTHTGEKPFECPECGKSFSHRSNLFRHQRMHTGEKPYKCEECGKRFGQSSELIVHQRTHTGEKPYHCSECEKFFRGRSTLFRHERLHTGIKPYECTECGKSFGQSGDLIAHQRFHTGEKPYQCGECGKFFSNRSSLVRHQRLHAGEKPYKCHECGKSFGQSSDLIAHQRTHTGEKPYPCPVCGKSFSRRSNLLVHQRVHGRDRLCKCRQCGRSFQQNSQLALQQNSPRCPECTKWFEEGSNPGEHQR; from the exons ATGG AGCAGAGCTTCCCTTTCCCGAAACCAGCTTGCATGGAGCAGCCTGGAGAGCTTCCAACCCTAgggatgcaagaagaaaaaacccCCGGAGACCCCTTTGGAG GGTGCACCCCGAGGAGAGCAAGGGCTGAACCGAGCCCAACACGAGGACAcgaggaaggaaggggagatcCCAGCATTGCCACCGGCATCGCCACTGGCATCGCGGCCAGCAAACGGTCAGGGAGCGGCTCAGAGGGCACACGGCCGGAGGCAGCTCCCGAGGCCGAGAAGAGGCCGGGAGAAGGCAAGGCTGTGAAGGCTGCAGCTCATCTCATCCCTCGTGGAGGGGACGTGAAAATCCTCGACGGCCCCAAAGCCCGGCGCGGGGCCACCACCAGAGAGAAGAAGTACGCGTGCGAGGAGTGTGGGAGGAGGTTTGGCCAGAGCTCCAACCTCATCGTGCACCAGCGAATCCATACGGGAGAGAAGCCTTACAGGTGCCACGAGTGTGGGAAGTGCTTCAGGCAGAGCTCCAACCTCATCGTCCACCAGAAGACGCACGCCAGGGAGAAGCTTTACGAGTGCCCCAAGTGCCAGAAGTGCTTCCCGGACAGGTCGCTGCTCATCAGGCACAAGAGGATCCACGTGGGAGAAAAGCCCTTTAAATGCCAGCAGTGTGGGAAAAGCTTCATCCACCGATCAAGGCTTCTTGTCCACGAGAAGGTCCACACAGGAGACCAGCTCtaccagtgcccccagtgcgGGAAGTGCTTCGGGGACAAGCCCAAGTTGCTGCAGCACTGCCGGCGGCACGTGGGCGAGCGGCGCTACAAATGCTACGAGTGCGGAGCGGAGTTCGGCCAGAGCTCTGACCTCAACCTCCACCAGAGGGTCCACGTGGAGGAGAAGCTCTACCAGTGCTCGACGTGCGAGAAGTGCTTCAAGGACAGGTCGACGCTCATCAGGCACGAGACAGTGCACACTGGGGAGAAGCCCTACAAGTGCCACGAGTGCGGGAAGAGGTTCACCAGGAGCTCCGATATCATCGTCCATCAACGGACGCACACCGGCGAGAAGCCCTTTGAGTGCCCGGAGTGTGGCAAGAGCTTCAGCCACAGGTCAAATCTTTTCCGGCACCAGAGGATGCACACGGGGGAGAAGCCCTACAAGTGTGAAGAGTGTGGGAAGCGATTCGGGCAGAGCTCGGAGCTCATCGTCCACCAGCGCACGCACACAGGGGAGAAGCCCTACCACTGCTCCGAGTGCGAGAAGTTCTTCCGGGGGAGATCAACGCTTTTCAGGCACGAGAGGCTGCACACGGGGATTAAGCCCTACGAGTGCACCGAGTGCGGGAAGAGCTTCGGGCAGAGTGGGGACCTGATCGCCCACCAGCGCTTCCACACCGGTGAGAAGCCCTACCAGTGCGGTGAGTGCGGGAAGTTTTTCAGCAACCGGTCGAGCCTCGTTCGGCACCAGAGGCTGCACGCTGGGGAGAAGCCCTACAAGTGCCATGAGTGCGGGAAGAGCTTCGGGCAGAGCTCGGACCTCATCGCCCACCAGCGCACACACACGGGTGAGAAGCCCTACCCGTGCCCGGTGTGCGGGAAGAGCTTCAGCAGGAGGTCCAACCTCCTCGTGCACCAGCGAGTGCACGGAAGGGACAGGCTCTGCAAATGCCGGCAGTGCGGGAGAAGCTTCCAGCAGAACTCACAGCTCGCCCTGCAGCAGAACTCTCCTCGGTGTCCCGAGTGCACAAAGTGGTTTGAAGAGGGGTCAAACCCTGGTGAACACCAGAGATAG
- the LOC106049750 gene encoding zinc finger protein 271-like isoform X1, translating to MEQSFPFPKPACMEQPGELPTLGMQEEKTPGDPFGDLRRFSRLCPPAGCTPRRARAEPSPTRGHEEGRGDPSIATGIATGIAASKRSGSGSEGTRPEAAPEAEKRPGEGKAVKAAAHLIPRGGDVKILDGPKARRGATTREKKYACEECGRRFGQSSNLIVHQRIHTGEKPYRCHECGKCFRQSSNLIVHQKTHAREKLYECPKCQKCFPDRSLLIRHKRIHVGEKPFKCQQCGKSFIHRSRLLVHEKVHTGDQLYQCPQCGKCFGDKPKLLQHCRRHVGERRYKCYECGAEFGQSSDLNLHQRVHVEEKLYQCSTCEKCFKDRSTLIRHETVHTGEKPYKCHECGKRFTRSSDIIVHQRTHTGEKPFECPECGKSFSHRSNLFRHQRMHTGEKPYKCEECGKRFGQSSELIVHQRTHTGEKPYHCSECEKFFRGRSTLFRHERLHTGIKPYECTECGKSFGQSGDLIAHQRFHTGEKPYQCGECGKFFSNRSSLVRHQRLHAGEKPYKCHECGKSFGQSSDLIAHQRTHTGEKPYPCPVCGKSFSRRSNLLVHQRVHGRDRLCKCRQCGRSFQQNSQLALQQNSPRCPECTKWFEEGSNPGEHQR from the exons ATGG AGCAGAGCTTCCCTTTCCCGAAACCAGCTTGCATGGAGCAGCCTGGAGAGCTTCCAACCCTAgggatgcaagaagaaaaaacccCCGGAGACCCCTTTGGAG ATTTAAGACGTTTCTCTCGTTTGTGCCCCCCAGCAGGGTGCACCCCGAGGAGAGCAAGGGCTGAACCGAGCCCAACACGAGGACAcgaggaaggaaggggagatcCCAGCATTGCCACCGGCATCGCCACTGGCATCGCGGCCAGCAAACGGTCAGGGAGCGGCTCAGAGGGCACACGGCCGGAGGCAGCTCCCGAGGCCGAGAAGAGGCCGGGAGAAGGCAAGGCTGTGAAGGCTGCAGCTCATCTCATCCCTCGTGGAGGGGACGTGAAAATCCTCGACGGCCCCAAAGCCCGGCGCGGGGCCACCACCAGAGAGAAGAAGTACGCGTGCGAGGAGTGTGGGAGGAGGTTTGGCCAGAGCTCCAACCTCATCGTGCACCAGCGAATCCATACGGGAGAGAAGCCTTACAGGTGCCACGAGTGTGGGAAGTGCTTCAGGCAGAGCTCCAACCTCATCGTCCACCAGAAGACGCACGCCAGGGAGAAGCTTTACGAGTGCCCCAAGTGCCAGAAGTGCTTCCCGGACAGGTCGCTGCTCATCAGGCACAAGAGGATCCACGTGGGAGAAAAGCCCTTTAAATGCCAGCAGTGTGGGAAAAGCTTCATCCACCGATCAAGGCTTCTTGTCCACGAGAAGGTCCACACAGGAGACCAGCTCtaccagtgcccccagtgcgGGAAGTGCTTCGGGGACAAGCCCAAGTTGCTGCAGCACTGCCGGCGGCACGTGGGCGAGCGGCGCTACAAATGCTACGAGTGCGGAGCGGAGTTCGGCCAGAGCTCTGACCTCAACCTCCACCAGAGGGTCCACGTGGAGGAGAAGCTCTACCAGTGCTCGACGTGCGAGAAGTGCTTCAAGGACAGGTCGACGCTCATCAGGCACGAGACAGTGCACACTGGGGAGAAGCCCTACAAGTGCCACGAGTGCGGGAAGAGGTTCACCAGGAGCTCCGATATCATCGTCCATCAACGGACGCACACCGGCGAGAAGCCCTTTGAGTGCCCGGAGTGTGGCAAGAGCTTCAGCCACAGGTCAAATCTTTTCCGGCACCAGAGGATGCACACGGGGGAGAAGCCCTACAAGTGTGAAGAGTGTGGGAAGCGATTCGGGCAGAGCTCGGAGCTCATCGTCCACCAGCGCACGCACACAGGGGAGAAGCCCTACCACTGCTCCGAGTGCGAGAAGTTCTTCCGGGGGAGATCAACGCTTTTCAGGCACGAGAGGCTGCACACGGGGATTAAGCCCTACGAGTGCACCGAGTGCGGGAAGAGCTTCGGGCAGAGTGGGGACCTGATCGCCCACCAGCGCTTCCACACCGGTGAGAAGCCCTACCAGTGCGGTGAGTGCGGGAAGTTTTTCAGCAACCGGTCGAGCCTCGTTCGGCACCAGAGGCTGCACGCTGGGGAGAAGCCCTACAAGTGCCATGAGTGCGGGAAGAGCTTCGGGCAGAGCTCGGACCTCATCGCCCACCAGCGCACACACACGGGTGAGAAGCCCTACCCGTGCCCGGTGTGCGGGAAGAGCTTCAGCAGGAGGTCCAACCTCCTCGTGCACCAGCGAGTGCACGGAAGGGACAGGCTCTGCAAATGCCGGCAGTGCGGGAGAAGCTTCCAGCAGAACTCACAGCTCGCCCTGCAGCAGAACTCTCCTCGGTGTCCCGAGTGCACAAAGTGGTTTGAAGAGGGGTCAAACCCTGGTGAACACCAGAGATAG
- the LOC106049750 gene encoding zinc finger protein 271-like isoform X4, protein MEQPGELPTLGMQEEKTPGDPFGDLRRFSRLCPPAGCTPRRARAEPSPTRGHEEGRGDPSIATGIATGIAASKRSGSGSEGTRPEAAPEAEKRPGEGKAVKAAAHLIPRGGDVKILDGPKARRGATTREKKYACEECGRRFGQSSNLIVHQRIHTGEKPYRCHECGKCFRQSSNLIVHQKTHAREKLYECPKCQKCFPDRSLLIRHKRIHVGEKPFKCQQCGKSFIHRSRLLVHEKVHTGDQLYQCPQCGKCFGDKPKLLQHCRRHVGERRYKCYECGAEFGQSSDLNLHQRVHVEEKLYQCSTCEKCFKDRSTLIRHETVHTGEKPYKCHECGKRFTRSSDIIVHQRTHTGEKPFECPECGKSFSHRSNLFRHQRMHTGEKPYKCEECGKRFGQSSELIVHQRTHTGEKPYHCSECEKFFRGRSTLFRHERLHTGIKPYECTECGKSFGQSGDLIAHQRFHTGEKPYQCGECGKFFSNRSSLVRHQRLHAGEKPYKCHECGKSFGQSSDLIAHQRTHTGEKPYPCPVCGKSFSRRSNLLVHQRVHGRDRLCKCRQCGRSFQQNSQLALQQNSPRCPECTKWFEEGSNPGEHQR, encoded by the exons ATGGAGCAGCCTGGAGAGCTTCCAACCCTAgggatgcaagaagaaaaaacccCCGGAGACCCCTTTGGAG ATTTAAGACGTTTCTCTCGTTTGTGCCCCCCAGCAGGGTGCACCCCGAGGAGAGCAAGGGCTGAACCGAGCCCAACACGAGGACAcgaggaaggaaggggagatcCCAGCATTGCCACCGGCATCGCCACTGGCATCGCGGCCAGCAAACGGTCAGGGAGCGGCTCAGAGGGCACACGGCCGGAGGCAGCTCCCGAGGCCGAGAAGAGGCCGGGAGAAGGCAAGGCTGTGAAGGCTGCAGCTCATCTCATCCCTCGTGGAGGGGACGTGAAAATCCTCGACGGCCCCAAAGCCCGGCGCGGGGCCACCACCAGAGAGAAGAAGTACGCGTGCGAGGAGTGTGGGAGGAGGTTTGGCCAGAGCTCCAACCTCATCGTGCACCAGCGAATCCATACGGGAGAGAAGCCTTACAGGTGCCACGAGTGTGGGAAGTGCTTCAGGCAGAGCTCCAACCTCATCGTCCACCAGAAGACGCACGCCAGGGAGAAGCTTTACGAGTGCCCCAAGTGCCAGAAGTGCTTCCCGGACAGGTCGCTGCTCATCAGGCACAAGAGGATCCACGTGGGAGAAAAGCCCTTTAAATGCCAGCAGTGTGGGAAAAGCTTCATCCACCGATCAAGGCTTCTTGTCCACGAGAAGGTCCACACAGGAGACCAGCTCtaccagtgcccccagtgcgGGAAGTGCTTCGGGGACAAGCCCAAGTTGCTGCAGCACTGCCGGCGGCACGTGGGCGAGCGGCGCTACAAATGCTACGAGTGCGGAGCGGAGTTCGGCCAGAGCTCTGACCTCAACCTCCACCAGAGGGTCCACGTGGAGGAGAAGCTCTACCAGTGCTCGACGTGCGAGAAGTGCTTCAAGGACAGGTCGACGCTCATCAGGCACGAGACAGTGCACACTGGGGAGAAGCCCTACAAGTGCCACGAGTGCGGGAAGAGGTTCACCAGGAGCTCCGATATCATCGTCCATCAACGGACGCACACCGGCGAGAAGCCCTTTGAGTGCCCGGAGTGTGGCAAGAGCTTCAGCCACAGGTCAAATCTTTTCCGGCACCAGAGGATGCACACGGGGGAGAAGCCCTACAAGTGTGAAGAGTGTGGGAAGCGATTCGGGCAGAGCTCGGAGCTCATCGTCCACCAGCGCACGCACACAGGGGAGAAGCCCTACCACTGCTCCGAGTGCGAGAAGTTCTTCCGGGGGAGATCAACGCTTTTCAGGCACGAGAGGCTGCACACGGGGATTAAGCCCTACGAGTGCACCGAGTGCGGGAAGAGCTTCGGGCAGAGTGGGGACCTGATCGCCCACCAGCGCTTCCACACCGGTGAGAAGCCCTACCAGTGCGGTGAGTGCGGGAAGTTTTTCAGCAACCGGTCGAGCCTCGTTCGGCACCAGAGGCTGCACGCTGGGGAGAAGCCCTACAAGTGCCATGAGTGCGGGAAGAGCTTCGGGCAGAGCTCGGACCTCATCGCCCACCAGCGCACACACACGGGTGAGAAGCCCTACCCGTGCCCGGTGTGCGGGAAGAGCTTCAGCAGGAGGTCCAACCTCCTCGTGCACCAGCGAGTGCACGGAAGGGACAGGCTCTGCAAATGCCGGCAGTGCGGGAGAAGCTTCCAGCAGAACTCACAGCTCGCCCTGCAGCAGAACTCTCCTCGGTGTCCCGAGTGCACAAAGTGGTTTGAAGAGGGGTCAAACCCTGGTGAACACCAGAGATAG
- the LOC106049750 gene encoding zinc finger protein 271-like isoform X5, with protein MEQPGELPTLGMQEEKTPGDPFGAGCTPRRARAEPSPTRGHEEGRGDPSIATGIATGIAASKRSGSGSEGTRPEAAPEAEKRPGEGKAVKAAAHLIPRGGDVKILDGPKARRGATTREKKYACEECGRRFGQSSNLIVHQRIHTGEKPYRCHECGKCFRQSSNLIVHQKTHAREKLYECPKCQKCFPDRSLLIRHKRIHVGEKPFKCQQCGKSFIHRSRLLVHEKVHTGDQLYQCPQCGKCFGDKPKLLQHCRRHVGERRYKCYECGAEFGQSSDLNLHQRVHVEEKLYQCSTCEKCFKDRSTLIRHETVHTGEKPYKCHECGKRFTRSSDIIVHQRTHTGEKPFECPECGKSFSHRSNLFRHQRMHTGEKPYKCEECGKRFGQSSELIVHQRTHTGEKPYHCSECEKFFRGRSTLFRHERLHTGIKPYECTECGKSFGQSGDLIAHQRFHTGEKPYQCGECGKFFSNRSSLVRHQRLHAGEKPYKCHECGKSFGQSSDLIAHQRTHTGEKPYPCPVCGKSFSRRSNLLVHQRVHGRDRLCKCRQCGRSFQQNSQLALQQNSPRCPECTKWFEEGSNPGEHQR; from the exons ATGGAGCAGCCTGGAGAGCTTCCAACCCTAgggatgcaagaagaaaaaacccCCGGAGACCCCTTTGGAG CAGGGTGCACCCCGAGGAGAGCAAGGGCTGAACCGAGCCCAACACGAGGACAcgaggaaggaaggggagatcCCAGCATTGCCACCGGCATCGCCACTGGCATCGCGGCCAGCAAACGGTCAGGGAGCGGCTCAGAGGGCACACGGCCGGAGGCAGCTCCCGAGGCCGAGAAGAGGCCGGGAGAAGGCAAGGCTGTGAAGGCTGCAGCTCATCTCATCCCTCGTGGAGGGGACGTGAAAATCCTCGACGGCCCCAAAGCCCGGCGCGGGGCCACCACCAGAGAGAAGAAGTACGCGTGCGAGGAGTGTGGGAGGAGGTTTGGCCAGAGCTCCAACCTCATCGTGCACCAGCGAATCCATACGGGAGAGAAGCCTTACAGGTGCCACGAGTGTGGGAAGTGCTTCAGGCAGAGCTCCAACCTCATCGTCCACCAGAAGACGCACGCCAGGGAGAAGCTTTACGAGTGCCCCAAGTGCCAGAAGTGCTTCCCGGACAGGTCGCTGCTCATCAGGCACAAGAGGATCCACGTGGGAGAAAAGCCCTTTAAATGCCAGCAGTGTGGGAAAAGCTTCATCCACCGATCAAGGCTTCTTGTCCACGAGAAGGTCCACACAGGAGACCAGCTCtaccagtgcccccagtgcgGGAAGTGCTTCGGGGACAAGCCCAAGTTGCTGCAGCACTGCCGGCGGCACGTGGGCGAGCGGCGCTACAAATGCTACGAGTGCGGAGCGGAGTTCGGCCAGAGCTCTGACCTCAACCTCCACCAGAGGGTCCACGTGGAGGAGAAGCTCTACCAGTGCTCGACGTGCGAGAAGTGCTTCAAGGACAGGTCGACGCTCATCAGGCACGAGACAGTGCACACTGGGGAGAAGCCCTACAAGTGCCACGAGTGCGGGAAGAGGTTCACCAGGAGCTCCGATATCATCGTCCATCAACGGACGCACACCGGCGAGAAGCCCTTTGAGTGCCCGGAGTGTGGCAAGAGCTTCAGCCACAGGTCAAATCTTTTCCGGCACCAGAGGATGCACACGGGGGAGAAGCCCTACAAGTGTGAAGAGTGTGGGAAGCGATTCGGGCAGAGCTCGGAGCTCATCGTCCACCAGCGCACGCACACAGGGGAGAAGCCCTACCACTGCTCCGAGTGCGAGAAGTTCTTCCGGGGGAGATCAACGCTTTTCAGGCACGAGAGGCTGCACACGGGGATTAAGCCCTACGAGTGCACCGAGTGCGGGAAGAGCTTCGGGCAGAGTGGGGACCTGATCGCCCACCAGCGCTTCCACACCGGTGAGAAGCCCTACCAGTGCGGTGAGTGCGGGAAGTTTTTCAGCAACCGGTCGAGCCTCGTTCGGCACCAGAGGCTGCACGCTGGGGAGAAGCCCTACAAGTGCCATGAGTGCGGGAAGAGCTTCGGGCAGAGCTCGGACCTCATCGCCCACCAGCGCACACACACGGGTGAGAAGCCCTACCCGTGCCCGGTGTGCGGGAAGAGCTTCAGCAGGAGGTCCAACCTCCTCGTGCACCAGCGAGTGCACGGAAGGGACAGGCTCTGCAAATGCCGGCAGTGCGGGAGAAGCTTCCAGCAGAACTCACAGCTCGCCCTGCAGCAGAACTCTCCTCGGTGTCCCGAGTGCACAAAGTGGTTTGAAGAGGGGTCAAACCCTGGTGAACACCAGAGATAG